Proteins encoded by one window of Nocardioides euryhalodurans:
- a CDS encoding phosphotransferase family protein, protein MRSLLWAHWLPDVEQVTHLPVGFGAWHWQAWAGGRPVLFVTLDQLGERHTHKSLEGAYGAASALAARGLEFVLPQRRTVLGQCTVALGDDRLSATPWLEGTSGDGSFRDEAHARATLDLLERLHAETGTPALPRWRPLVHPSFASRLDERTAQPWRSGPYAEEARSALRQRLSEIRQWTADYHRLAAATDPASWVPTHGEPHTRNQVMTQAGTYLVDWESLKLAPRERDLATLVEHGWGDLVPAADPALLAMFDLEWRLDEIAQYAAWFEAEHSGSESDRVALAGLRHELLREPRNTARCA, encoded by the coding sequence GTGCGAAGCCTGCTGTGGGCCCACTGGCTCCCGGACGTGGAGCAGGTGACCCACCTGCCCGTGGGCTTCGGTGCGTGGCACTGGCAGGCCTGGGCCGGCGGCCGGCCGGTCCTCTTCGTCACCCTCGACCAGCTCGGGGAGCGCCACACCCACAAGTCGCTCGAGGGGGCGTACGGCGCCGCCAGCGCGCTGGCCGCCCGGGGCCTGGAGTTCGTCCTCCCGCAACGCCGTACCGTGCTCGGCCAGTGCACCGTCGCCCTCGGCGACGACCGGCTCAGCGCCACCCCGTGGCTGGAGGGGACCAGCGGTGACGGTTCCTTCCGCGACGAGGCGCACGCCCGCGCCACCCTCGACCTGCTCGAGCGGCTGCACGCCGAGACCGGCACGCCCGCCCTCCCCCGCTGGCGTCCGCTGGTCCACCCGTCCTTCGCGTCCCGACTCGACGAGCGCACCGCCCAGCCGTGGCGGTCCGGCCCCTACGCGGAGGAGGCGCGGAGCGCGCTGCGGCAGCGGCTCTCCGAGATCCGGCAGTGGACCGCCGACTACCACCGGCTCGCGGCCGCGACCGACCCCGCGTCGTGGGTGCCGACCCACGGCGAGCCCCACACCCGCAACCAGGTGATGACTCAGGCCGGCACGTACCTCGTCGACTGGGAGTCGCTGAAGCTGGCGCCGCGCGAGCGCGACCTGGCCACGCTGGTCGAGCACGGCTGGGGCGACCTGGTCCCGGCGGCCGACCCGGCCCTGCTGGCGATGTTCGACCTGGAGTGGCGGCTCGACGAGATCGCCCAGTACGCCGCGTGGTTCGAGGCCGAGCACAGCGGGTCAGAGAGTGACCGGGTCGCCCTCGCGGGGCTGCGTCACGAGCTGCTGCGTGAGCCACGCAACACCGCCCGCTGCGCCTGA
- a CDS encoding NAD(+) synthase produces MDFFSAYDQGFARVAACTVPVSIADPTANARTILEQARACHDDGVAVAVFPELALCGYAVDDLLLQDTLLDAVLDAVSELVAASQDLTPVLVVGAPLVHGTRVLNCAVVVHGGRVLGVAPKSYLPTYREFYERRWFAPGDDRRGSTISLLGEQVPFGPDLVFRASDVTGLALHVEVCEDMWVPVPPSAEAALAGATVLANLSGSPITVARAEDRRLLVRSASARCLAAYVYAAAGQGESTTDLSWDGQTMVYECGELLAEGERFPEGPRRSVVDVDLDRIRQERLRQGTFDDNRRGLEARLARTSTPGAGFRTVSFELRPPTGDIGLRRKVDRFPFVPDDPERLALDCYEAYNIQVSGLEQRLHAIGHPKVVIGVSGGLDSTHALIVAAKAMDRLGRPREDIHAFTMPGFATGDTTRSYATRLAKSLGVTFEELDITAAARQMLADIDHPNSWGEEVYDVTFENVQAGLRTDYLFRLANHRGGIVLGTGDLSELALGWCTYGVGDQMSHYGVNAGVPKTLIQHLIRWVIDSHQFASDTDEVLREILTQEITPELIPGGSQSTEESVGPYALQDFTLHHVIRHGHRPRRIAFLAMHAWADAAAGEWPPGFPESDRPSYDLATVRRWLEVFVKRFFASQFKRSALPNGPKVSPGGTMSPRGDWRMPSDASATAWLAEIERDVPRGA; encoded by the coding sequence GTGGACTTCTTCTCCGCCTACGACCAGGGATTCGCCCGGGTGGCCGCCTGCACGGTGCCGGTGTCGATCGCCGACCCGACGGCCAACGCGCGGACGATCCTCGAGCAGGCGCGGGCCTGCCACGACGACGGCGTGGCGGTCGCGGTCTTCCCCGAGCTGGCGCTCTGCGGGTACGCCGTCGACGACCTGCTGCTGCAGGACACGCTGCTCGACGCCGTGCTGGACGCGGTCTCGGAGCTGGTCGCCGCTTCTCAGGACCTGACCCCGGTGCTGGTCGTGGGTGCTCCGCTGGTCCACGGGACGCGCGTCCTGAACTGCGCGGTCGTCGTCCACGGCGGCCGGGTGCTCGGCGTCGCGCCGAAGTCCTACCTGCCGACGTACCGCGAGTTCTACGAGCGGCGTTGGTTCGCGCCGGGTGACGACCGGCGCGGCTCGACGATCTCGCTGCTCGGCGAGCAGGTCCCCTTCGGGCCCGACCTGGTCTTCCGGGCCAGCGACGTGACCGGGCTGGCGCTGCACGTCGAGGTCTGCGAGGACATGTGGGTCCCTGTCCCGCCCAGCGCCGAGGCGGCGCTCGCGGGTGCCACGGTGCTCGCCAACCTGTCCGGCAGCCCGATCACGGTGGCTCGCGCGGAGGACCGCCGGCTGCTGGTCCGGTCGGCGAGCGCACGCTGCCTGGCGGCGTACGTCTACGCGGCCGCGGGGCAGGGGGAGTCGACGACCGACCTGTCCTGGGACGGGCAGACGATGGTCTACGAGTGCGGTGAGCTGCTGGCGGAGGGTGAGCGGTTCCCGGAGGGGCCGCGCCGCAGCGTGGTCGACGTCGACCTCGACCGGATCCGGCAGGAGCGGCTGCGGCAGGGGACCTTCGACGACAACCGCCGGGGGCTCGAGGCCCGGCTGGCCCGGACCTCGACGCCGGGGGCGGGGTTCCGCACGGTGTCGTTCGAGCTGCGGCCGCCCACGGGTGACATCGGGCTGCGCCGCAAGGTCGACCGCTTCCCGTTCGTGCCCGACGACCCCGAGCGGCTGGCCCTGGACTGCTACGAGGCCTACAACATCCAGGTCTCCGGGCTCGAGCAGCGGCTGCACGCGATCGGTCACCCCAAGGTGGTCATCGGGGTCAGCGGCGGGCTGGACTCCACCCACGCGCTGATCGTCGCGGCCAAGGCGATGGACCGGCTCGGCCGCCCGCGCGAGGACATCCACGCCTTCACGATGCCGGGCTTCGCGACCGGCGACACCACGCGTTCCTACGCCACCCGGCTCGCGAAGAGCCTGGGCGTGACCTTCGAGGAGCTCGACATCACCGCGGCGGCGCGGCAGATGCTGGCCGACATCGACCACCCGAACTCCTGGGGCGAGGAGGTCTACGACGTCACCTTCGAGAACGTCCAGGCCGGGCTGCGCACCGACTACCTCTTCCGGCTCGCCAACCACCGCGGCGGCATCGTGCTCGGGACCGGCGACCTCTCCGAGCTCGCGCTGGGCTGGTGCACCTACGGCGTGGGCGACCAGATGTCCCACTACGGCGTCAACGCCGGCGTCCCGAAGACCCTGATCCAGCACCTGATCCGTTGGGTGATCGACTCCCACCAGTTCGCGTCCGACACCGACGAGGTGCTGCGCGAGATCCTCACCCAGGAGATCACCCCGGAGCTGATCCCGGGTGGGAGCCAGAGCACCGAGGAGTCGGTGGGCCCGTACGCCCTCCAGGACTTCACGCTCCACCACGTGATCCGCCACGGCCACCGTCCGCGCCGGATCGCCTTCCTGGCGATGCACGCCTGGGCCGATGCCGCGGCGGGGGAGTGGCCTCCGGGGTTCCCCGAGAGCGACCGTCCGTCCTACGACCTGGCGACCGTACGCCGGTGGCTGGAGGTCTTCGTCAAGCGGTTCTTCGCCAGCCAGTTCAAGCGCTCGGCCCTGCCCAACGGGCCCAAGGTGAGTCCGGGCGGGACGATGAGCCCGCGGGGCGACTGGCGGATGCCGTCCGACGCGAGCGCCACGGCGTGGCTGGCCGAGATCGAGCGGGACGTGCCCCGTGGCGCGTGA
- a CDS encoding VOC family protein has translation MSSRARAGLLRRTPSRTLPLEPAMPPITPCLWFDSDLEKAVDFYTAVFPDSSVGHVTRTPGEPGAVLAAEFSINGTTFKGINGGPAHAGFTETISFAIDCVDQAEVDHYWEALTADGGEESMCGWLRDRFGLSWQVVPVRLYELLSDPDPTRARAAAEAMMTMQRIVVADLEAAADGTDAA, from the coding sequence ATGAGTTCCCGGGCACGGGCCGGTCTGCTCCGTCGTACGCCGTCCCGCACCCTGCCCCTGGAGCCCGCCATGCCACCGATCACTCCTTGCCTCTGGTTCGACAGCGACCTCGAGAAGGCCGTCGACTTCTACACCGCGGTCTTCCCCGACTCCTCGGTCGGCCACGTGACCCGCACCCCGGGCGAGCCCGGCGCCGTCCTGGCGGCGGAGTTCTCGATCAACGGCACGACCTTCAAGGGGATCAACGGCGGGCCTGCCCACGCCGGCTTCACCGAGACCATCTCCTTCGCCATCGACTGCGTCGACCAGGCCGAGGTCGACCACTACTGGGAGGCGCTCACCGCAGACGGGGGCGAGGAGTCGATGTGCGGCTGGCTGCGGGACCGCTTCGGGCTCTCGTGGCAGGTGGTGCCGGTCCGCCTCTACGAGCTGCTGTCGGACCCCGACCCGACCCGCGCTCGGGCGGCGGCCGAGGCGATGATGACGATGCAGCGGATCGTGGTGGCCGACCTCGAGGCGGCGGCCGACGGGACCGATGCCGCGTGA
- a CDS encoding winged helix-turn-helix domain-containing protein — MVIAIAASMEERLRVASLVSEHVPVLLVATREEALALLAGEPPPAAASVSVVPDPPPTGEVAETLVVDSDWRLARWGEASIPLSPLEHDLLVCLLDEPDRTWTFERIHRRVWGNDHLGGRDDVQSVVKRLRRKLRDLGSPYAIRAVRGVGLRVVDQRVVGPHATVDVSDAP; from the coding sequence GTGGTGATCGCGATCGCCGCCTCCATGGAGGAGCGCCTGCGTGTGGCGTCACTGGTCAGCGAGCACGTGCCCGTGCTCCTCGTCGCCACGAGGGAGGAGGCGCTCGCCCTGCTCGCCGGTGAACCGCCGCCAGCGGCGGCCTCGGTGAGCGTGGTCCCGGACCCGCCGCCGACCGGGGAGGTGGCCGAGACGCTCGTCGTCGACTCGGACTGGCGCCTCGCCCGGTGGGGGGAGGCGAGCATCCCGCTCTCACCGCTGGAGCACGACCTGCTCGTGTGCCTGCTCGACGAGCCGGACCGCACCTGGACGTTCGAGCGGATCCACCGTCGGGTCTGGGGCAACGACCACCTCGGCGGTCGCGACGACGTGCAGTCGGTGGTGAAACGGCTGCGACGCAAGCTGCGCGACCTCGGCAGCCCGTACGCCATCCGCGCCGTCCGCGGCGTGGGCCTGCGGGTGGTCGACCAGCGGGTGGTCGGTCCGCACGCGACGGTCGACGTGAGTGACGCGCCCTAG
- a CDS encoding S8 family serine peptidase, with amino-acid sequence MSSMPSRPRGAPPLRRLLVRLLALVVVSSALALTGPQAGAAPAADPTAKIQPKLAQQLESKGEASFWVRFEQADLTAAAQLEDRTERGQAVYDALTTAAESRQKEARALLDSAGATYQSYWASNAIRVDAGDASLAESVASADQVVALYPTREYTVEEPTKGDQQKQVNAVEWGIANINADDVWNEYGVQGEGMVIANIDTGVQFDHPALVDQYRGNNGDGTFSHDYNWFDAAGSCATAPCDTNGHGTHTMGTMLGGDGGANQIGVAPGATWIAANGCCPSDAALIASGEWMLAPTDLAGDNPDVSKRPHIVNNSWGTTVPTNDPFMEDVQLAWAASGIWGQWSNGNSGPACQTSGSPGSRIINYSAGAYDVNNAIASFSARGAGQDGETKPNISAPGVNVRSAVPGSSYASYNGTSMASPHVAGAVALLWSAAPALAGDIEGTWDLLDGTAIDSANATCGGTADDNNVFGEGRLDALALVGAAPVGDTGTVAGTVTDEETGAPLDGATIDFEGALSRSVTTEDDGTYSVRLSAGDYTATVSMFGYVTETTEVTVTADQTTTSDHALVAAPSVTLNGTVTDGSGHEWPLYAKVDVGGPADDTWTDPETGEYSVTVPSNATYDVTITADYPGYTASTESVAIGDGDTTHDAALTVDTATCNAPGYEFNVAGVTEGFDELALPEGWTVEDNLGNGQVWTFDDPGGRGNLTGGAGGFAIMDSDEWGSGGQQDTSLVTPVVDMSDLTAPVVGFKQDYNNLGDTADVEVSIDGGETWETVLSQTTDVRGPREDVVQLPMAAGQSEVQLRFHHYDASYDWWWEVDDVFLGNRTCDPIPGGLVLGNVRSTASGDGINGATVTSLDAPETTATTRATPADENLDDGYYWMFSDLTGRHPFEASANQYESETATVRVIADLTNPQDFELGSGNIVVEPTELSGTRQLGGNPIRKTFEVTNTGSRAAEVELVERAGGFTMLGADGSRTSAKRIAAADGAPLQEIKADVSFSRSGSNKMATGDVPAAGPHADPWTDIADYPSVVMDNRVVQVDGVAYSIAGGNGSASSAAVHAYDPATLAWEPRASLPAARNAVAAGAVEGQVVVTGGWAASAPSPSTWVYDPASDAWSAGADAPVALSASGQAVAGGKLYTVGGCTTSACTPMSAAVSAYDPASDSWETLAPYPAAVAFASCGGIDDKVYCTGGNGGANGTADSYVYDTGADTWTAIPDAPADSWASGYAVANGQLVVNGGVQGGVVTNRTFAYDPAGEAWVDMPNSNTARYRGGMACGISKVGGSSGGFTPTVDSEVLPGFDDCGSSAADVEWLTVAPTTATLAPGESMTVRVTMDPAVAQPGTYTAGIGILEDTPGTVEPVSVTMTVTPPRAWGKLEGTVSGRSCAGATAPIPGATVQVDSWAGSLTFETESDGSYASWFNSKANPLQLIAAKDGYQPQFRQVRLTRGATERADFNLRKTGC; translated from the coding sequence ATGTCATCCATGCCGTCACGGCCTCGAGGTGCACCACCGCTTCGCAGGCTCCTGGTCCGGCTGCTGGCCCTCGTGGTCGTCAGCTCCGCCCTAGCCCTCACCGGTCCGCAGGCGGGCGCGGCCCCGGCCGCCGACCCCACCGCCAAGATCCAGCCGAAGCTCGCCCAGCAGCTCGAGAGCAAGGGCGAGGCCAGCTTCTGGGTCCGCTTCGAGCAGGCGGACCTGACCGCCGCCGCACAGCTGGAGGACCGCACCGAGCGGGGCCAGGCCGTCTACGACGCCCTGACGACCGCCGCCGAGAGCCGCCAGAAGGAGGCCCGGGCGCTGCTCGACAGCGCGGGCGCGACGTACCAGTCCTACTGGGCCTCCAACGCGATCCGCGTGGACGCGGGCGACGCCTCGCTGGCGGAATCGGTTGCCTCCGCGGACCAGGTCGTCGCGCTCTACCCGACGCGCGAGTACACGGTCGAGGAGCCCACCAAGGGTGACCAGCAGAAGCAGGTCAACGCCGTCGAGTGGGGCATCGCCAACATCAACGCGGACGACGTCTGGAACGAGTACGGCGTCCAGGGCGAGGGCATGGTGATCGCCAACATCGACACCGGGGTCCAGTTCGACCACCCGGCGCTGGTCGACCAGTACCGGGGCAACAACGGTGACGGCACCTTCAGCCACGACTACAACTGGTTCGACGCGGCCGGCAGCTGCGCCACCGCGCCCTGCGACACCAACGGGCACGGCACCCACACCATGGGCACGATGCTCGGCGGCGACGGCGGCGCCAACCAGATCGGCGTCGCCCCCGGCGCCACCTGGATCGCTGCCAACGGCTGCTGCCCCTCCGACGCGGCCCTGATCGCCTCGGGCGAGTGGATGCTCGCCCCGACCGACCTCGCCGGGGACAACCCCGACGTGTCCAAGCGGCCCCACATCGTCAACAACTCGTGGGGCACCACCGTCCCGACCAACGACCCCTTCATGGAGGACGTGCAGCTCGCCTGGGCCGCGTCCGGCATCTGGGGCCAGTGGTCCAACGGCAACAGCGGACCGGCCTGCCAGACCTCCGGGTCGCCCGGCAGCCGGATCATCAACTACTCCGCGGGTGCCTACGACGTGAACAACGCGATCGCGAGCTTCTCCGCACGCGGTGCGGGCCAGGACGGCGAGACCAAGCCCAACATCTCGGCGCCGGGCGTGAACGTCCGGTCCGCGGTCCCCGGCAGCTCGTACGCCTCCTACAACGGCACCTCGATGGCCTCGCCCCACGTGGCGGGCGCCGTCGCGCTGCTGTGGTCGGCCGCACCCGCGCTGGCCGGTGACATCGAGGGCACCTGGGACCTGCTCGACGGCACCGCCATCGACTCGGCCAACGCGACCTGCGGCGGCACTGCCGACGACAACAACGTCTTCGGGGAGGGCAGGCTCGACGCCCTGGCCCTGGTGGGCGCGGCACCCGTGGGTGACACCGGGACCGTCGCCGGCACCGTGACCGACGAGGAGACGGGCGCACCGCTGGACGGCGCGACCATCGACTTCGAGGGCGCGCTGAGCCGCTCCGTCACGACCGAGGACGACGGCACGTACTCCGTCCGGCTCTCCGCCGGCGACTACACCGCCACGGTGTCGATGTTCGGCTACGTCACCGAGACCACCGAGGTCACCGTGACCGCCGACCAGACGACGACGTCCGACCACGCGCTGGTCGCGGCCCCGTCGGTCACCCTGAACGGCACCGTCACCGACGGTTCCGGGCACGAGTGGCCGCTCTACGCCAAGGTCGACGTCGGCGGGCCCGCCGACGACACGTGGACCGACCCGGAGACCGGCGAGTACTCCGTGACGGTCCCGAGCAACGCGACGTACGACGTGACGATCACCGCCGACTACCCGGGCTACACCGCGTCGACCGAGTCTGTCGCGATCGGGGACGGCGACACCACGCACGACGCCGCGCTGACGGTGGACACGGCCACCTGCAACGCGCCCGGCTACGAGTTCAACGTGGCCGGCGTGACCGAGGGCTTCGACGAGCTCGCCCTCCCCGAGGGCTGGACCGTCGAGGACAACCTCGGCAACGGCCAGGTGTGGACGTTCGACGACCCCGGTGGTCGCGGCAACCTCACCGGCGGTGCCGGTGGCTTCGCGATCATGGACTCCGACGAGTGGGGCTCCGGCGGCCAGCAGGACACCTCGCTGGTGACGCCCGTGGTCGACATGTCGGACCTCACCGCACCGGTGGTCGGCTTCAAGCAGGACTACAACAACCTCGGTGACACCGCCGACGTCGAGGTGAGCATCGACGGCGGGGAGACCTGGGAGACCGTCCTGAGCCAGACCACGGACGTCCGTGGCCCGCGCGAGGACGTCGTCCAGCTGCCGATGGCCGCCGGCCAGTCCGAGGTCCAGCTCCGGTTCCACCACTACGACGCCAGCTACGACTGGTGGTGGGAGGTCGACGACGTCTTCCTCGGGAACCGCACCTGCGACCCCATCCCGGGTGGCCTGGTGCTGGGCAACGTGCGCAGCACCGCTTCCGGTGACGGCATCAACGGCGCCACCGTGACCAGCCTCGACGCACCGGAGACGACGGCCACGACGCGCGCCACCCCGGCCGACGAGAACCTCGACGACGGCTACTACTGGATGTTCTCGGACCTGACGGGTCGTCACCCGTTCGAGGCGTCGGCCAACCAGTACGAGTCCGAGACGGCCACGGTCCGCGTCATCGCCGACCTCACCAACCCGCAGGACTTCGAGCTCGGCTCCGGCAACATCGTGGTCGAGCCCACGGAGCTCTCGGGGACGCGGCAGCTGGGAGGCAACCCGATCCGCAAGACCTTCGAGGTCACCAACACCGGGTCGCGGGCGGCCGAGGTGGAGCTCGTCGAACGCGCCGGCGGCTTCACCATGCTGGGCGCGGACGGATCGCGGACCAGCGCCAAGCGGATCGCGGCCGCCGATGGTGCTCCGTTGCAGGAGATCAAGGCCGACGTGTCGTTCTCGCGCTCCGGCAGCAACAAGATGGCCACCGGTGACGTCCCCGCGGCCGGCCCCCACGCCGACCCGTGGACCGACATCGCCGACTACCCGTCGGTGGTGATGGACAACCGGGTCGTGCAGGTCGACGGCGTGGCCTACTCCATCGCCGGCGGCAACGGCTCGGCCTCGTCCGCAGCCGTGCACGCCTACGACCCGGCCACCCTGGCCTGGGAGCCGAGGGCGAGCCTGCCGGCAGCGCGCAACGCGGTCGCGGCAGGGGCGGTCGAAGGGCAGGTCGTCGTCACGGGCGGCTGGGCTGCCTCGGCACCGTCGCCGTCGACCTGGGTGTACGACCCCGCGTCCGACGCGTGGTCGGCCGGGGCAGACGCACCGGTGGCGCTGTCCGCGTCCGGGCAGGCCGTCGCTGGCGGCAAGCTCTACACGGTCGGCGGGTGCACGACCAGCGCCTGCACGCCGATGTCGGCCGCCGTCTCGGCGTACGACCCGGCGAGCGACAGCTGGGAGACCCTGGCGCCGTACCCGGCCGCGGTGGCGTTCGCGTCCTGCGGTGGGATCGACGACAAGGTCTACTGCACGGGTGGCAACGGCGGGGCCAACGGCACGGCCGACAGCTACGTCTACGACACCGGTGCGGACACGTGGACCGCGATCCCCGACGCCCCCGCCGACTCGTGGGCCTCGGGCTACGCCGTGGCCAACGGCCAGCTGGTGGTCAACGGCGGCGTGCAGGGTGGCGTCGTCACCAACCGCACCTTCGCCTACGACCCGGCCGGTGAGGCCTGGGTGGACATGCCGAACTCCAACACCGCCCGCTACCGCGGCGGCATGGCGTGCGGCATCTCCAAGGTCGGTGGCTCCTCGGGTGGCTTCACGCCCACGGTCGACAGCGAGGTCCTGCCGGGCTTCGACGACTGCGGATCCTCCGCAGCCGACGTCGAGTGGCTGACGGTGGCGCCCACCACGGCGACGCTGGCTCCCGGCGAGTCGATGACCGTCCGCGTCACGATGGACCCGGCCGTGGCCCAGCCCGGGACCTACACGGCGGGCATCGGGATCCTCGAGGACACCCCGGGCACCGTCGAGCCCGTCTCCGTCACCATGACGGTCACGCCTCCCAGGGCGTGGGGCAAGCTCGAGGGGACCGTCAGCGGGCGCTCCTGCGCCGGGGCGACGGCGCCGATCCCGGGAGCCACCGTGCAGGTGGACTCGTGGGCCGGCTCGTTGACCTTCGAGACGGAGTCCGACGGCAGCTACGCCTCGTGGTTCAACAGCAAGGCGAACCCGCTGCAGCTGATCGCCGCGAAGGACGGCTACCAGCCGCAGTTCAGGCAGGTGCGGCTCACGCGCGGCGCGACCGAGCGTGCTGACTTCAACCTCCGGAAGACGGGGTGCTGA
- a CDS encoding DNA glycosylase AlkZ-like family protein, with protein sequence MGTQLEVSVTWEEALAWRMERHLLDPVGDVTVADVVRGLGAVLSMDESLAELAVRTRRTTSQAGELTQALVDGEVINAFAYRGAMHYLSPEEGGVTLALKAAGRQWELPSWVEHYRLRPEDWPEFRAAVRDAVRDGPLTIPELGEALSGHRAYRHLGPVFDEGAGTLIKPLTWQGDLSLGRPRDGQRTVQRLDANPRWGGIPDLEEAGPRAITAYLRTYGPATCDRVHHWLGDNLGAGRRRLDRWLSGLADRLVAVDVEGTTAYVVAEDAESLAVARPSTVVRFLPGHDQWVMGPGTKDGHATPPACRDAMTRKGNPVVVGGVVRGTWTVRKDRKGEVAVTWLDGTPRPGKALEEEVERLAALRGEELRLTEGT encoded by the coding sequence GTGGGCACCCAGCTCGAGGTCTCGGTCACGTGGGAGGAAGCACTCGCCTGGCGGATGGAGCGCCACCTCCTCGATCCCGTCGGGGACGTCACGGTGGCCGACGTCGTCCGCGGTCTCGGTGCGGTCCTGTCGATGGACGAGTCGCTGGCCGAGCTGGCGGTCCGCACGCGACGGACGACGTCGCAGGCGGGCGAGCTCACGCAGGCCCTGGTCGACGGGGAGGTGATCAACGCCTTCGCGTACCGGGGGGCGATGCACTACCTCTCCCCCGAGGAGGGCGGCGTCACCCTGGCCCTCAAGGCCGCGGGCCGGCAGTGGGAGCTGCCCAGCTGGGTGGAGCACTACCGGCTGCGCCCGGAGGACTGGCCCGAGTTCCGCGCCGCGGTCCGCGACGCGGTCCGCGACGGGCCCCTGACGATCCCCGAGCTGGGTGAGGCGCTGTCGGGACACCGTGCCTACCGGCACCTCGGGCCTGTCTTCGACGAGGGTGCCGGCACGCTGATCAAGCCGCTGACCTGGCAGGGCGACCTGAGCCTGGGGAGGCCCAGGGACGGGCAGCGCACCGTCCAGCGCCTCGACGCCAACCCGCGGTGGGGCGGCATCCCCGACCTCGAGGAGGCCGGACCACGGGCGATCACCGCCTACCTCCGGACCTACGGGCCGGCAACCTGCGACCGCGTCCACCACTGGCTGGGCGACAACCTGGGGGCCGGACGCAGACGGCTCGACCGTTGGCTCTCCGGCCTGGCCGACCGTCTGGTCGCGGTCGACGTCGAGGGCACCACGGCGTACGTCGTCGCGGAGGACGCCGAGTCCCTGGCGGTCGCCCGCCCCTCGACCGTGGTGCGCTTCCTCCCCGGGCACGACCAGTGGGTGATGGGACCCGGCACGAAGGACGGCCACGCCACCCCGCCGGCCTGCCGCGACGCCATGACGCGCAAGGGCAACCCGGTCGTCGTCGGCGGTGTCGTGCGGGGGACGTGGACGGTGAGGAAGGACCGGAAGGGCGAGGTCGCCGTCACCTGGCTGGATGGCACCCCGCGGCCGGGGAAGGCGCTCGAGGAGGAGGTGGAGCGGCTGGCCGCTCTCCGGGGCGAGGAGCTGCGGCTCACTGAGGGCACGTGA
- a CDS encoding class I SAM-dependent methyltransferase, translating to MARDWDLRADELSAEAIGQGEPTAWFDRLYAAGVAGEVSMPWDRDTPQPLLEEWARATGLDGTGRRAVVVGCGLGADAAYLARLGFATTGFDISSTAVDQAGARHAGSGADFVVADLLALPEEWRGHFDLVVEVFTVQALPDPPRTEAMAAISTLVAPGGTMLAIAFRDDGSEPPAVGPPFPLDRGTLEAMAGDRLEVVALEELAGPLWRAEYRRA from the coding sequence GTGGCGCGTGACTGGGACCTGCGGGCCGACGAGCTCTCGGCCGAGGCGATCGGTCAGGGTGAGCCGACCGCGTGGTTCGACCGTCTCTACGCCGCCGGCGTCGCCGGTGAGGTCTCGATGCCGTGGGACCGGGACACCCCGCAGCCGCTGCTCGAGGAATGGGCGCGCGCGACCGGGCTCGACGGAACGGGGCGACGCGCGGTCGTGGTCGGCTGCGGGTTGGGTGCCGACGCGGCGTACCTCGCGCGACTCGGCTTCGCGACGACGGGCTTCGACATCTCCTCCACGGCCGTCGACCAGGCGGGCGCGCGTCACGCGGGGTCGGGCGCCGACTTCGTGGTGGCCGACCTGCTGGCCCTGCCGGAGGAGTGGCGCGGGCACTTCGACCTGGTCGTCGAGGTCTTCACGGTGCAGGCGCTGCCCGACCCGCCTCGGACCGAGGCGATGGCCGCGATCAGCACGCTGGTCGCCCCGGGCGGGACGATGCTGGCGATCGCCTTCCGCGACGACGGCAGCGAGCCGCCGGCGGTCGGGCCGCCCTTCCCGCTCGACCGCGGCACCCTGGAGGCGATGGCCGGCGACCGTCTCGAGGTCGTGGCGCTCGAGGAGCTCGCCGGGCCGCTGTGGCGGGCCGAGTACCGACGCGCCTAG